A portion of the Nomia melanderi isolate GNS246 chromosome 2, iyNomMela1, whole genome shotgun sequence genome contains these proteins:
- the LOC116429107 gene encoding adenylate kinase isoenzyme 1 isoform X1 — MTRDGSDRKTETLCMKLAEKYGFLHILASEVIRQEIMTRTERAFTLARMMSQGQLVPTDILVELIAIKMLNNLYNKNGVILSGFPKRKEQCKSFDTAIRPPDIVLYLNVRNSVLSDRIMGRIITTTERPMISYEEIKNQIKEFHKRNRLVIKHYKERLINIDGEFDAIKVYEDACNAIDNVLMKTSSTASSFQPNL, encoded by the coding sequence aAACATTATGCATGAAACTGGCAGAAAAGTACGGGTTCCTCCATATCTTGGCCAGCGAGGTGATCCGACAGGAAATAATGACGCGAACGGAGAGAGCTTTCACGTTGGCGCGTATGATGTCGCAGGGTCAACTGGTACCCACAGATATACTAGTCGAACTAATTGCCATTAAGATGCTGAACAATCTCTACAACAAGAACGGAGTCATACTGAGCGGTTTCCCGAAGCGGAAGGAACAATGCAAAAGCTTCGACACAGCGATACGGCCACCCGATATCGTTCTGTATCTGAACGTGCGGAATTCGGTGCTGAGCGATCGAATTATGGGCAGGATAATCACGACCACAGAAAGACCGATGATCAGCTACGAAGAAATTAAGAATCAAATTAAGGAGTTCCATAAAAGGAATCGGCTGGTCATTAAACACTACAAGGAGCGTCTGATAAATATCGACGGTGAATTCGACGCGATTAAAGTGTACGAGGACGCGTGCAATGCCATCGATAacgttttaatgaaaacaaGCTCGACCGCGTCAAGTTTTCAACCGAATTTGTAA
- the LOC116429107 gene encoding adenylate kinase isoenzyme 1 isoform X2 has translation MKLAEKYGFLHILASEVIRQEIMTRTERAFTLARMMSQGQLVPTDILVELIAIKMLNNLYNKNGVILSGFPKRKEQCKSFDTAIRPPDIVLYLNVRNSVLSDRIMGRIITTTERPMISYEEIKNQIKEFHKRNRLVIKHYKERLINIDGEFDAIKVYEDACNAIDNVLMKTSSTASSFQPNL, from the coding sequence ATGAAACTGGCAGAAAAGTACGGGTTCCTCCATATCTTGGCCAGCGAGGTGATCCGACAGGAAATAATGACGCGAACGGAGAGAGCTTTCACGTTGGCGCGTATGATGTCGCAGGGTCAACTGGTACCCACAGATATACTAGTCGAACTAATTGCCATTAAGATGCTGAACAATCTCTACAACAAGAACGGAGTCATACTGAGCGGTTTCCCGAAGCGGAAGGAACAATGCAAAAGCTTCGACACAGCGATACGGCCACCCGATATCGTTCTGTATCTGAACGTGCGGAATTCGGTGCTGAGCGATCGAATTATGGGCAGGATAATCACGACCACAGAAAGACCGATGATCAGCTACGAAGAAATTAAGAATCAAATTAAGGAGTTCCATAAAAGGAATCGGCTGGTCATTAAACACTACAAGGAGCGTCTGATAAATATCGACGGTGAATTCGACGCGATTAAAGTGTACGAGGACGCGTGCAATGCCATCGATAacgttttaatgaaaacaaGCTCGACCGCGTCAAGTTTTCAACCGAATTTGTAA